One Calliopsis andreniformis isolate RMS-2024a chromosome 9, iyCalAndr_principal, whole genome shotgun sequence genomic window carries:
- the LOC143183984 gene encoding uncharacterized protein LOC143183984 isoform X1: MFLESNWTWLAERWGNMADLAERVDDLICSFDSAGDTTMDTLSMLIFGWMLFGLVVLCVGKYVYNRFVLNETASSSTILAAKDGHIVHGDSVSVGGGSVGAGGGGGVAGSKSALLAKQKAPASASAPSAAGKSSASGGTSGGGGAGSGGGSGASAAASGIGTSQSAYVPPTPPVRKRLTARKTSGALISPARSSRSLHLPTATGADPDAVRWVNEIIYWLYSDPAILDELLTVWVGSLNDFTANSVNEHGVGVEFVRVLPETYPPNLSNIFCECDSKNDVTITCDCEATPALQLKAFRWKAEKLETSHYRVNVNRFRARLNVTCITEKLLLDLKCDGWPEVKVSLASVGTIKKDLDESQLQEVVTEIVTGALRGTNVHLNLFQYPSCPRLWREPPPNQSGFSLPIHYDGMSTSSGSLQPSRQQVRTHSPIPPQNQYVVGDKRLLVKVVKATELGGEQGAVEPYCVVELDEPPQKNQTSIKKDTRNPVWDEAFLFDVNRNTSEVLLEIYDRVNKSQRFLGLGIVGVDELLANPSQRQIIPLQNRPYEEEDITGTLTVEFLFIEGAEVPQIGSKPYKVKETIKPVSPTPRIYNPTNLISDNSLNYNNGNSTLILYDSTVQPEGDQRLENLIADKTEFADFLANGNVVDSPYRTGQTNGNKGTLIVHSQQRQPERQVVKVALTESGNWQEISPEHGGRDTSITSGPESTPNSSNSEERGRTRRKRRDFFGTIKKRLSRSKARSRSVGPEGDANHEDAHSRSISADRARDPGSARLSIPGREEHSRRSSLSEASGISGASTRTYINEASTLVLETLENGIKKHYLVPLSLAQKSKWRKKGIKLHIFNDHTFIAKHMPGGTVCEVCKRTLARRLGKQGYECRDCQMKCHKHCHVKVDTTCPASTIQSIELTFIKDTRLERKSSMRLC; this comes from the exons ATGTTTTTGGAATCCAATTGGACTTGGTTGGCCGAACGATGGGGCAATATGGCCGACTTGGCCGAGCGGGTAGACGATCTGATATGCAGTTTCGACTCAGCTGGTGACACGACCATGGATACGTTATCGATGTTGATATTCGGCTGGATGTTATTCGGGCTTGTGGTACTGTGCGTCGGCAAATACGTTTACAATCGGTTCGTTTTGAACGAGACTGCCTCCTCCTCGACGATACTTGCCGCCAAGGACGGCCATATCGTTCACGGTgatagtgtcagtgtcggtggtGGTAGTGTTGGtgctggtggtggtggtggcgttGCTGGTAGCAAGTCAGCTTTGCTGGCCAAGCAAAAAGCTCCCGCCTCGGCCTCGGCCCCCTCGGCAGCTGGAAAGTCCTCTGCATCAGGTGGGACAAGTGGTGGCGGTGGCGCCGGTTCCGGTGGCGGTAGCGGTGCCTCGGCAGCGGCTTCCGGAATCGGTACCTCACAGTCTGCTTACGTTCCGCCAACTCCACCTGTTCGCAAACGTCTCACTGCCAGGAAAACTTCGGGTGCTCTCATCAGTCCAGCGAGGAGTTCCAGGAGCTTGCACCTGCCCACTGCGACGGGCGCGGATCCTGACGCTGTGCGCTGGGTAAATGAGATCATTTACTGGCTCTACTCGGACCCAGCGATTTTGGATGAGCTGTTGACAGTTTGGGTCGGCTCCCTCAACGACTTCACTGCTAACTCTGTCAACGAG CACGGTGTGGGAGTCGAGTTCGTGCGCGTCCTCCCAGAGACCTATCCACCAAATCTCTCCAACATTTTCTGCGAGTGTGACTCCAAGAATGATGTG ACCATCACCTGCGACTGTGAAGCCACCCCGGCGTTACAACTGAAGGCGTTTCGTTGGAAGGCGGAGAAACTAGAGACCAGTCACTACCGAGTCAATGTGAACCGTTTCCGCGCGCGACTCAACGTCACTTGCATCACCGAGAAGCTCCTTCTTGATTTAAAATGCGATGGCTGGCCAGAG GTCAAAGTGTCGTTGGCCTCTGTGGGCACGATAAAGAAAGATCTGGACGAGAGCCAGTTGCAGGAAGTTGTAACAGAGATCGTGACAGGGGCACTAAGGGGGACCAACGTTCACCTGAATCTGTTCCAGTATCCGAGCTGCCCGCGATTATGGAGAGAACCGCCTCCGAATCAGTCTGGCTTTTCGTTGCCTATTCATTACGATGGCATG AGCACTTCCTCCGGCTCGCTACAACCCTCGCGACAGCAAGTTCGGACTCACAGTCCAATCCCACCCCAAAATCAATATGTAGTAGGGGACAAACGATTGCTAGTCAAAGTAGTTAAAGCAACGGAACTTGGGGGCGAACAAGGCGCCGTGGAACCTTATTGCGTCGTCGAATTGGATGAACCTCCTCAGAAGAATCAAACATCCATTAAAAAGGATACTCGAAATCCAGTCTGGGACGAAGCATTCCTATT TGACGTTAATCGTAATACATCAGAAGTGTTACTGGAAATTTACGACCGGGTGAACAAATCTCAGCGGTTCCTGGGTCTAGGAATTGTCGGAGTCGACGAGCTTCTCGCGAATCCAAGTCAAAGGCAAATAATACCTCTTCAAAATCGACCATATGAAGAGGAAGACATTACCGGCACCCTGACGGTCGAG TTTCTGTTCATCGAGGGTGCAGAGGTGCCTCAAATTGGGAGCAAACCTTACAAGGTGAAGGAGACGATAAAACCGGTGTCACCGACTCCTCGTATCTACAATCCGACAAATCTCATCAGCGACAATAGTCTAAATTACAACAATGGTAACAGCACACTTATCTTGTACGACTCTACCGTTCAACCCGAAGGGG ACCAAAGACTAGAAAATCTGATCGCTGATAAAACGGAATTCGCAGACTTCCTGGCAAATGGCAACGTCGTCGACTCGCCTTACAGAACCGGCCAGACCAATGGGAACAAGGGGACTCTGATCGTGCACAGTCAGCAAAGG CAACCGGAGCGGCAGGTGGTTAAG GTCGCCCTCACGGAAAGCGGGAACTGGCAAGAGATCTCTCCAgag CACGGAGGCAGAGACACTAGCATTACATCGGGACCAGAAAGTACACCAAATTCTTCTAATTCTGAAG AAAGAGGAAGAACGCGAAGAAAACGTCGAGACTTTTTCGGTACAATAAAGAAACGACTGAGCCGATCGAAAGCGAGAAgcagatctgttggaccagaaGGTGATGCAAATCACGAGGATGCCCACTCCAGATCTATATCCGCAGACAGAGCGCGAGATCCTGGTTCTG CTCGTTTATCGATACCAGGGAGGGAAGAACACTCGAGGCGATCTAGTTTGAGTGAGGCATCGGGTATAAGCGGAGCGTCAACCAGGACTTACATCAATGAGGCTTCCACCCTAGTTCTCGAAACATTGGAGAACGGCATAAAAAA ACACTATTTGGTACCCTTGTCACTAGCACAGAAGAGCAAGTGGAGAAAAAAAGGCATCAAACTTCACATATTCAATGATCACACATTCATAGCGAAACACATGCCTGG TGGGACAGTATGTGAAGTATGCAAGCGGACGCTCGCGAGAAGACTGGGGAAGCAAGGCTATGAATGCAGAGACTGTCAGATGAAGTGTCACAAGCATTGTCACGTTAAAGTGGATACCACGTGTCCTGCGTCAACTATTCAGAGCATCGAACT GACTTTTATAAAGGACACCCGGCTTGAGCGAAAATCGTCCATGCGTCTTTGCTGA
- the LOC143183984 gene encoding uncharacterized protein LOC143183984 isoform X4 — translation MFLESNWTWLAERWGNMADLAERVDDLICSFDSAGDTTMDTLSMLIFGWMLFGLVVLCVGKYVYNRFVLNETASSSTILAAKDGHIVHGDSVSVGGGSVGAGGGGGVAGSKSALLAKQKAPASASAPSAAGKSSASGGTSGGGGAGSGGGSGASAAASGIGTSQSAYVPPTPPVRKRLTARKTSGALISPARSSRSLHLPTATGADPDAVRWVNEIIYWLYSDPAILDELLTVWVGSLNDFTANSVNEHGVGVEFVRVLPETYPPNLSNIFCECDSKNDVTITCDCEATPALQLKAFRWKAEKLETSHYRVNVNRFRARLNVTCITEKLLLDLKCDGWPEVKVSLASVGTIKKDLDESQLQEVVTEIVTGALRGTNVHLNLFQYPSCPRLWREPPPNQSGFSLPIHYDGMSTSSGSLQPSRQQVRTHSPIPPQNQYVVGDKRLLVKVVKATELGGEQGAVEPYCVVELDEPPQKNQTSIKKDTRNPVWDEAFLFDVNRNTSEVLLEIYDRVNKSQRFLGLGIVGVDELLANPSQRQIIPLQNRPYEEEDITGTLTVEFLFIEGAEVPQIGSKPYKVKETIKPVSPTPRIYNPTNLISDNSLNYNNGNSTLILYDSTVQPEGDFLANGNVVDSPYRTGQTNGNKGTLIVHSQQRQPERQVVKVALTESGNWQEISPEHGGRDTSITSGPESTPNSSNSEERGRTRRKRRDFFGTIKKRLSRSKARSRSVGPEGDANHEDAHSRSISADRARDPGSARLSIPGREEHSRRSSLSEASGISGASTRTYINEASTLVLETLENGIKKHYLVPLSLAQKSKWRKKGIKLHIFNDHTFIAKHMPGGTVCEVCKRTLARRLGKQGYECRDCQMKCHKHCHVKVDTTCPASTIQSIELTFIKDTRLERKSSMRLC, via the exons ATGTTTTTGGAATCCAATTGGACTTGGTTGGCCGAACGATGGGGCAATATGGCCGACTTGGCCGAGCGGGTAGACGATCTGATATGCAGTTTCGACTCAGCTGGTGACACGACCATGGATACGTTATCGATGTTGATATTCGGCTGGATGTTATTCGGGCTTGTGGTACTGTGCGTCGGCAAATACGTTTACAATCGGTTCGTTTTGAACGAGACTGCCTCCTCCTCGACGATACTTGCCGCCAAGGACGGCCATATCGTTCACGGTgatagtgtcagtgtcggtggtGGTAGTGTTGGtgctggtggtggtggtggcgttGCTGGTAGCAAGTCAGCTTTGCTGGCCAAGCAAAAAGCTCCCGCCTCGGCCTCGGCCCCCTCGGCAGCTGGAAAGTCCTCTGCATCAGGTGGGACAAGTGGTGGCGGTGGCGCCGGTTCCGGTGGCGGTAGCGGTGCCTCGGCAGCGGCTTCCGGAATCGGTACCTCACAGTCTGCTTACGTTCCGCCAACTCCACCTGTTCGCAAACGTCTCACTGCCAGGAAAACTTCGGGTGCTCTCATCAGTCCAGCGAGGAGTTCCAGGAGCTTGCACCTGCCCACTGCGACGGGCGCGGATCCTGACGCTGTGCGCTGGGTAAATGAGATCATTTACTGGCTCTACTCGGACCCAGCGATTTTGGATGAGCTGTTGACAGTTTGGGTCGGCTCCCTCAACGACTTCACTGCTAACTCTGTCAACGAG CACGGTGTGGGAGTCGAGTTCGTGCGCGTCCTCCCAGAGACCTATCCACCAAATCTCTCCAACATTTTCTGCGAGTGTGACTCCAAGAATGATGTG ACCATCACCTGCGACTGTGAAGCCACCCCGGCGTTACAACTGAAGGCGTTTCGTTGGAAGGCGGAGAAACTAGAGACCAGTCACTACCGAGTCAATGTGAACCGTTTCCGCGCGCGACTCAACGTCACTTGCATCACCGAGAAGCTCCTTCTTGATTTAAAATGCGATGGCTGGCCAGAG GTCAAAGTGTCGTTGGCCTCTGTGGGCACGATAAAGAAAGATCTGGACGAGAGCCAGTTGCAGGAAGTTGTAACAGAGATCGTGACAGGGGCACTAAGGGGGACCAACGTTCACCTGAATCTGTTCCAGTATCCGAGCTGCCCGCGATTATGGAGAGAACCGCCTCCGAATCAGTCTGGCTTTTCGTTGCCTATTCATTACGATGGCATG AGCACTTCCTCCGGCTCGCTACAACCCTCGCGACAGCAAGTTCGGACTCACAGTCCAATCCCACCCCAAAATCAATATGTAGTAGGGGACAAACGATTGCTAGTCAAAGTAGTTAAAGCAACGGAACTTGGGGGCGAACAAGGCGCCGTGGAACCTTATTGCGTCGTCGAATTGGATGAACCTCCTCAGAAGAATCAAACATCCATTAAAAAGGATACTCGAAATCCAGTCTGGGACGAAGCATTCCTATT TGACGTTAATCGTAATACATCAGAAGTGTTACTGGAAATTTACGACCGGGTGAACAAATCTCAGCGGTTCCTGGGTCTAGGAATTGTCGGAGTCGACGAGCTTCTCGCGAATCCAAGTCAAAGGCAAATAATACCTCTTCAAAATCGACCATATGAAGAGGAAGACATTACCGGCACCCTGACGGTCGAG TTTCTGTTCATCGAGGGTGCAGAGGTGCCTCAAATTGGGAGCAAACCTTACAAGGTGAAGGAGACGATAAAACCGGTGTCACCGACTCCTCGTATCTACAATCCGACAAATCTCATCAGCGACAATAGTCTAAATTACAACAATGGTAACAGCACACTTATCTTGTACGACTCTACCGTTCAACCCGAAGGGG ACTTCCTGGCAAATGGCAACGTCGTCGACTCGCCTTACAGAACCGGCCAGACCAATGGGAACAAGGGGACTCTGATCGTGCACAGTCAGCAAAGG CAACCGGAGCGGCAGGTGGTTAAG GTCGCCCTCACGGAAAGCGGGAACTGGCAAGAGATCTCTCCAgag CACGGAGGCAGAGACACTAGCATTACATCGGGACCAGAAAGTACACCAAATTCTTCTAATTCTGAAG AAAGAGGAAGAACGCGAAGAAAACGTCGAGACTTTTTCGGTACAATAAAGAAACGACTGAGCCGATCGAAAGCGAGAAgcagatctgttggaccagaaGGTGATGCAAATCACGAGGATGCCCACTCCAGATCTATATCCGCAGACAGAGCGCGAGATCCTGGTTCTG CTCGTTTATCGATACCAGGGAGGGAAGAACACTCGAGGCGATCTAGTTTGAGTGAGGCATCGGGTATAAGCGGAGCGTCAACCAGGACTTACATCAATGAGGCTTCCACCCTAGTTCTCGAAACATTGGAGAACGGCATAAAAAA ACACTATTTGGTACCCTTGTCACTAGCACAGAAGAGCAAGTGGAGAAAAAAAGGCATCAAACTTCACATATTCAATGATCACACATTCATAGCGAAACACATGCCTGG TGGGACAGTATGTGAAGTATGCAAGCGGACGCTCGCGAGAAGACTGGGGAAGCAAGGCTATGAATGCAGAGACTGTCAGATGAAGTGTCACAAGCATTGTCACGTTAAAGTGGATACCACGTGTCCTGCGTCAACTATTCAGAGCATCGAACT GACTTTTATAAAGGACACCCGGCTTGAGCGAAAATCGTCCATGCGTCTTTGCTGA
- the LOC143183984 gene encoding uncharacterized protein LOC143183984 isoform X6, whose translation MFLESNWTWLAERWGNMADLAERVDDLICSFDSAGDTTMDTLSMLIFGWMLFGLVVLCVGKYVYNRFVLNETASSSTILAAKDGHIVHGDSVSVGGGSVGAGGGGGVAGSKSALLAKQKAPASASAPSAAGKSSASGGTSGGGGAGSGGGSGASAAASGIGTSQSAYVPPTPPVRKRLTARKTSGALISPARSSRSLHLPTATGADPDAVRWVNEIIYWLYSDPAILDELLTVWVGSLNDFTANSVNEHGVGVEFVRVLPETYPPNLSNIFCECDSKNDVTITCDCEATPALQLKAFRWKAEKLETSHYRVNVNRFRARLNVTCITEKLLLDLKCDGWPEVKVSLASVGTIKKDLDESQLQEVVTEIVTGALRGTNVHLNLFQYPSCPRLWREPPPNQSGFSLPIHYDGMSTSSGSLQPSRQQVRTHSPIPPQNQYVVGDKRLLVKVVKATELGGEQGAVEPYCVVELDEPPQKNQTSIKKDTRNPVWDEAFLFDVNRNTSEVLLEIYDRVNKSQRFLGLGIVGVDELLANPSQRQIIPLQNRPYEEEDITGTLTVEFLFIEGAEVPQIGSKPYKVKETIKPVSPTPRIYNPTNLISDNSLNYNNDQRLENLIADKTEFADFLANGNVVDSPYRTGQTNGNKGTLIVHSQQRQPERQVVKVALTESGNWQEISPEHGGRDTSITSGPESTPNSSNSEERGRTRRKRRDFFGTIKKRLSRSKARSRSVGPEGDANHEDAHSRSISADRARDPGSARLSIPGREEHSRRSSLSEASGISGASTRTYINEASTLVLETLENGIKKHYLVPLSLAQKSKWRKKGIKLHIFNDHTFIAKHMPGGTVCEVCKRTLARRLGKQGYECRDCQMKCHKHCHVKVDTTCPASTIQSIELTFIKDTRLERKSSMRLC comes from the exons ATGTTTTTGGAATCCAATTGGACTTGGTTGGCCGAACGATGGGGCAATATGGCCGACTTGGCCGAGCGGGTAGACGATCTGATATGCAGTTTCGACTCAGCTGGTGACACGACCATGGATACGTTATCGATGTTGATATTCGGCTGGATGTTATTCGGGCTTGTGGTACTGTGCGTCGGCAAATACGTTTACAATCGGTTCGTTTTGAACGAGACTGCCTCCTCCTCGACGATACTTGCCGCCAAGGACGGCCATATCGTTCACGGTgatagtgtcagtgtcggtggtGGTAGTGTTGGtgctggtggtggtggtggcgttGCTGGTAGCAAGTCAGCTTTGCTGGCCAAGCAAAAAGCTCCCGCCTCGGCCTCGGCCCCCTCGGCAGCTGGAAAGTCCTCTGCATCAGGTGGGACAAGTGGTGGCGGTGGCGCCGGTTCCGGTGGCGGTAGCGGTGCCTCGGCAGCGGCTTCCGGAATCGGTACCTCACAGTCTGCTTACGTTCCGCCAACTCCACCTGTTCGCAAACGTCTCACTGCCAGGAAAACTTCGGGTGCTCTCATCAGTCCAGCGAGGAGTTCCAGGAGCTTGCACCTGCCCACTGCGACGGGCGCGGATCCTGACGCTGTGCGCTGGGTAAATGAGATCATTTACTGGCTCTACTCGGACCCAGCGATTTTGGATGAGCTGTTGACAGTTTGGGTCGGCTCCCTCAACGACTTCACTGCTAACTCTGTCAACGAG CACGGTGTGGGAGTCGAGTTCGTGCGCGTCCTCCCAGAGACCTATCCACCAAATCTCTCCAACATTTTCTGCGAGTGTGACTCCAAGAATGATGTG ACCATCACCTGCGACTGTGAAGCCACCCCGGCGTTACAACTGAAGGCGTTTCGTTGGAAGGCGGAGAAACTAGAGACCAGTCACTACCGAGTCAATGTGAACCGTTTCCGCGCGCGACTCAACGTCACTTGCATCACCGAGAAGCTCCTTCTTGATTTAAAATGCGATGGCTGGCCAGAG GTCAAAGTGTCGTTGGCCTCTGTGGGCACGATAAAGAAAGATCTGGACGAGAGCCAGTTGCAGGAAGTTGTAACAGAGATCGTGACAGGGGCACTAAGGGGGACCAACGTTCACCTGAATCTGTTCCAGTATCCGAGCTGCCCGCGATTATGGAGAGAACCGCCTCCGAATCAGTCTGGCTTTTCGTTGCCTATTCATTACGATGGCATG AGCACTTCCTCCGGCTCGCTACAACCCTCGCGACAGCAAGTTCGGACTCACAGTCCAATCCCACCCCAAAATCAATATGTAGTAGGGGACAAACGATTGCTAGTCAAAGTAGTTAAAGCAACGGAACTTGGGGGCGAACAAGGCGCCGTGGAACCTTATTGCGTCGTCGAATTGGATGAACCTCCTCAGAAGAATCAAACATCCATTAAAAAGGATACTCGAAATCCAGTCTGGGACGAAGCATTCCTATT TGACGTTAATCGTAATACATCAGAAGTGTTACTGGAAATTTACGACCGGGTGAACAAATCTCAGCGGTTCCTGGGTCTAGGAATTGTCGGAGTCGACGAGCTTCTCGCGAATCCAAGTCAAAGGCAAATAATACCTCTTCAAAATCGACCATATGAAGAGGAAGACATTACCGGCACCCTGACGGTCGAG TTTCTGTTCATCGAGGGTGCAGAGGTGCCTCAAATTGGGAGCAAACCTTACAAGGTGAAGGAGACGATAAAACCGGTGTCACCGACTCCTCGTATCTACAATCCGACAAATCTCATCAGCGACAATAGTCTAAATTACAACAATG ACCAAAGACTAGAAAATCTGATCGCTGATAAAACGGAATTCGCAGACTTCCTGGCAAATGGCAACGTCGTCGACTCGCCTTACAGAACCGGCCAGACCAATGGGAACAAGGGGACTCTGATCGTGCACAGTCAGCAAAGG CAACCGGAGCGGCAGGTGGTTAAG GTCGCCCTCACGGAAAGCGGGAACTGGCAAGAGATCTCTCCAgag CACGGAGGCAGAGACACTAGCATTACATCGGGACCAGAAAGTACACCAAATTCTTCTAATTCTGAAG AAAGAGGAAGAACGCGAAGAAAACGTCGAGACTTTTTCGGTACAATAAAGAAACGACTGAGCCGATCGAAAGCGAGAAgcagatctgttggaccagaaGGTGATGCAAATCACGAGGATGCCCACTCCAGATCTATATCCGCAGACAGAGCGCGAGATCCTGGTTCTG CTCGTTTATCGATACCAGGGAGGGAAGAACACTCGAGGCGATCTAGTTTGAGTGAGGCATCGGGTATAAGCGGAGCGTCAACCAGGACTTACATCAATGAGGCTTCCACCCTAGTTCTCGAAACATTGGAGAACGGCATAAAAAA ACACTATTTGGTACCCTTGTCACTAGCACAGAAGAGCAAGTGGAGAAAAAAAGGCATCAAACTTCACATATTCAATGATCACACATTCATAGCGAAACACATGCCTGG TGGGACAGTATGTGAAGTATGCAAGCGGACGCTCGCGAGAAGACTGGGGAAGCAAGGCTATGAATGCAGAGACTGTCAGATGAAGTGTCACAAGCATTGTCACGTTAAAGTGGATACCACGTGTCCTGCGTCAACTATTCAGAGCATCGAACT GACTTTTATAAAGGACACCCGGCTTGAGCGAAAATCGTCCATGCGTCTTTGCTGA
- the LOC143183984 gene encoding uncharacterized protein LOC143183984 isoform X8, whose amino-acid sequence MFLESNWTWLAERWGNMADLAERVDDLICSFDSAGDTTMDTLSMLIFGWMLFGLVVLCVGKYVYNRFVLNETASSSTILAAKDGHIVHGDSVSVGGGSVGAGGGGGVAGSKSALLAKQKAPASASAPSAAGKSSASGGTSGGGGAGSGGGSGASAAASGIGTSQSAYVPPTPPVRKRLTARKTSGALISPARSSRSLHLPTATGADPDAVRWVNEIIYWLYSDPAILDELLTVWVGSLNDFTANSVNEHGVGVEFVRVLPETYPPNLSNIFCECDSKNDVTITCDCEATPALQLKAFRWKAEKLETSHYRVNVNRFRARLNVTCITEKLLLDLKCDGWPEVKVSLASVGTIKKDLDESQLQEVVTEIVTGALRGTNVHLNLFQYPSCPRLWREPPPNQSGFSLPIHYDGMSTSSGSLQPSRQQVRTHSPIPPQNQYVVGDKRLLVKVVKATELGGEQGAVEPYCVVELDEPPQKNQTSIKKDTRNPVWDEAFLFDVNRNTSEVLLEIYDRVNKSQRFLGLGIVGVDELLANPSQRQIIPLQNRPYEEEDITGTLTVEFLFIEGAEVPQIGSKPYKVKETIKPVSPTPRIYNPTNLISDNSLNYNNDFLANGNVVDSPYRTGQTNGNKGTLIVHSQQRQPERQVVKVALTESGNWQEISPEHGGRDTSITSGPESTPNSSNSEERGRTRRKRRDFFGTIKKRLSRSKARSRSVGPEGDANHEDAHSRSISADRARDPGSARLSIPGREEHSRRSSLSEASGISGASTRTYINEASTLVLETLENGIKKHYLVPLSLAQKSKWRKKGIKLHIFNDHTFIAKHMPGGTVCEVCKRTLARRLGKQGYECRDCQMKCHKHCHVKVDTTCPASTIQSIELTFIKDTRLERKSSMRLC is encoded by the exons ATGTTTTTGGAATCCAATTGGACTTGGTTGGCCGAACGATGGGGCAATATGGCCGACTTGGCCGAGCGGGTAGACGATCTGATATGCAGTTTCGACTCAGCTGGTGACACGACCATGGATACGTTATCGATGTTGATATTCGGCTGGATGTTATTCGGGCTTGTGGTACTGTGCGTCGGCAAATACGTTTACAATCGGTTCGTTTTGAACGAGACTGCCTCCTCCTCGACGATACTTGCCGCCAAGGACGGCCATATCGTTCACGGTgatagtgtcagtgtcggtggtGGTAGTGTTGGtgctggtggtggtggtggcgttGCTGGTAGCAAGTCAGCTTTGCTGGCCAAGCAAAAAGCTCCCGCCTCGGCCTCGGCCCCCTCGGCAGCTGGAAAGTCCTCTGCATCAGGTGGGACAAGTGGTGGCGGTGGCGCCGGTTCCGGTGGCGGTAGCGGTGCCTCGGCAGCGGCTTCCGGAATCGGTACCTCACAGTCTGCTTACGTTCCGCCAACTCCACCTGTTCGCAAACGTCTCACTGCCAGGAAAACTTCGGGTGCTCTCATCAGTCCAGCGAGGAGTTCCAGGAGCTTGCACCTGCCCACTGCGACGGGCGCGGATCCTGACGCTGTGCGCTGGGTAAATGAGATCATTTACTGGCTCTACTCGGACCCAGCGATTTTGGATGAGCTGTTGACAGTTTGGGTCGGCTCCCTCAACGACTTCACTGCTAACTCTGTCAACGAG CACGGTGTGGGAGTCGAGTTCGTGCGCGTCCTCCCAGAGACCTATCCACCAAATCTCTCCAACATTTTCTGCGAGTGTGACTCCAAGAATGATGTG ACCATCACCTGCGACTGTGAAGCCACCCCGGCGTTACAACTGAAGGCGTTTCGTTGGAAGGCGGAGAAACTAGAGACCAGTCACTACCGAGTCAATGTGAACCGTTTCCGCGCGCGACTCAACGTCACTTGCATCACCGAGAAGCTCCTTCTTGATTTAAAATGCGATGGCTGGCCAGAG GTCAAAGTGTCGTTGGCCTCTGTGGGCACGATAAAGAAAGATCTGGACGAGAGCCAGTTGCAGGAAGTTGTAACAGAGATCGTGACAGGGGCACTAAGGGGGACCAACGTTCACCTGAATCTGTTCCAGTATCCGAGCTGCCCGCGATTATGGAGAGAACCGCCTCCGAATCAGTCTGGCTTTTCGTTGCCTATTCATTACGATGGCATG AGCACTTCCTCCGGCTCGCTACAACCCTCGCGACAGCAAGTTCGGACTCACAGTCCAATCCCACCCCAAAATCAATATGTAGTAGGGGACAAACGATTGCTAGTCAAAGTAGTTAAAGCAACGGAACTTGGGGGCGAACAAGGCGCCGTGGAACCTTATTGCGTCGTCGAATTGGATGAACCTCCTCAGAAGAATCAAACATCCATTAAAAAGGATACTCGAAATCCAGTCTGGGACGAAGCATTCCTATT TGACGTTAATCGTAATACATCAGAAGTGTTACTGGAAATTTACGACCGGGTGAACAAATCTCAGCGGTTCCTGGGTCTAGGAATTGTCGGAGTCGACGAGCTTCTCGCGAATCCAAGTCAAAGGCAAATAATACCTCTTCAAAATCGACCATATGAAGAGGAAGACATTACCGGCACCCTGACGGTCGAG TTTCTGTTCATCGAGGGTGCAGAGGTGCCTCAAATTGGGAGCAAACCTTACAAGGTGAAGGAGACGATAAAACCGGTGTCACCGACTCCTCGTATCTACAATCCGACAAATCTCATCAGCGACAATAGTCTAAATTACAACAATG ACTTCCTGGCAAATGGCAACGTCGTCGACTCGCCTTACAGAACCGGCCAGACCAATGGGAACAAGGGGACTCTGATCGTGCACAGTCAGCAAAGG CAACCGGAGCGGCAGGTGGTTAAG GTCGCCCTCACGGAAAGCGGGAACTGGCAAGAGATCTCTCCAgag CACGGAGGCAGAGACACTAGCATTACATCGGGACCAGAAAGTACACCAAATTCTTCTAATTCTGAAG AAAGAGGAAGAACGCGAAGAAAACGTCGAGACTTTTTCGGTACAATAAAGAAACGACTGAGCCGATCGAAAGCGAGAAgcagatctgttggaccagaaGGTGATGCAAATCACGAGGATGCCCACTCCAGATCTATATCCGCAGACAGAGCGCGAGATCCTGGTTCTG CTCGTTTATCGATACCAGGGAGGGAAGAACACTCGAGGCGATCTAGTTTGAGTGAGGCATCGGGTATAAGCGGAGCGTCAACCAGGACTTACATCAATGAGGCTTCCACCCTAGTTCTCGAAACATTGGAGAACGGCATAAAAAA ACACTATTTGGTACCCTTGTCACTAGCACAGAAGAGCAAGTGGAGAAAAAAAGGCATCAAACTTCACATATTCAATGATCACACATTCATAGCGAAACACATGCCTGG TGGGACAGTATGTGAAGTATGCAAGCGGACGCTCGCGAGAAGACTGGGGAAGCAAGGCTATGAATGCAGAGACTGTCAGATGAAGTGTCACAAGCATTGTCACGTTAAAGTGGATACCACGTGTCCTGCGTCAACTATTCAGAGCATCGAACT GACTTTTATAAAGGACACCCGGCTTGAGCGAAAATCGTCCATGCGTCTTTGCTGA